Proteins encoded within one genomic window of Lysinibacillus louembei:
- the rplK gene encoding 50S ribosomal protein L11: protein MAKKVIKVVKLQIPAGKANPAPPVGPALGQAGVNIMGFCKEFNARTADQAGLIIPVEISVFEDRSFTFITKTPPAAVLLKVAAGIQSGSGEPNRKKVATVKRDKVREIAEQKMPDLNAASVEAAMLMVEGTARSMGIVIED, encoded by the coding sequence GTGGCTAAAAAAGTTATTAAAGTTGTAAAACTTCAAATCCCTGCTGGTAAAGCTAATCCAGCTCCACCGGTTGGTCCTGCACTAGGTCAAGCAGGTGTAAACATCATGGGATTCTGTAAGGAGTTCAATGCTCGCACTGCTGATCAAGCAGGTTTAATCATTCCTGTTGAGATTTCAGTATTCGAAGATCGTTCATTCACTTTTATTACGAAAACTCCGCCAGCAGCAGTTCTACTTAAAGTAGCAGCTGGTATCCAATCTGGATCTGGTGAACCAAACCGTAAAAAAGTAGCAACGGTTAAACGTGATAAAGTTCGCGAAATCGCTGAACAAAAAATGCCAGACCTTAACGCTGCATCAGTTGAAGCGGCTATGTTAATGGTTGAAGGTACTGCACGTAGCATGGGTATTGTGATCGAAGACTAA
- the rplA gene encoding 50S ribosomal protein L1 yields the protein MAKKGKKLQEAAKLIDRTQLYSVEEAIALAQKTSTVNFDATVEVAFKLGIDTRKNDQQIRGAVVLPHGTGKTQRVLVFAKGEKLKEAEAAGADYVGDAEYIQKIQQGWFDFDVIVATPDMMGEVGKLGRVLGPKGLMPNPKTGTVTFDVTKAIEEIKAGKVEYRAAKDGIIHAPIGKASFETGKLVENFLAVFDVVQKAKPAAAKGTYMKSVNVTTTMGPAVKVDAANVVIK from the coding sequence ATGGCTAAAAAAGGTAAAAAACTGCAAGAAGCAGCTAAATTAATTGACCGTACTCAATTATATTCTGTAGAAGAAGCAATCGCGCTAGCACAAAAAACTAGCACAGTGAACTTCGATGCAACTGTAGAAGTAGCATTCAAATTAGGGATCGACACTCGTAAAAACGACCAACAAATCCGTGGTGCAGTAGTACTTCCACACGGTACTGGTAAAACTCAACGCGTATTAGTTTTCGCTAAAGGTGAAAAACTTAAAGAAGCAGAAGCAGCTGGTGCAGACTATGTAGGCGATGCTGAGTACATCCAAAAAATCCAACAAGGCTGGTTTGACTTCGATGTAATCGTAGCTACTCCAGACATGATGGGTGAAGTTGGTAAACTTGGTCGTGTATTAGGTCCGAAAGGCTTGATGCCAAACCCTAAAACAGGTACAGTTACTTTCGATGTAACTAAAGCAATCGAAGAAATCAAAGCTGGTAAAGTAGAGTACCGTGCAGCTAAAGATGGTATCATCCACGCTCCTATCGGTAAAGCTTCTTTCGAAACAGGTAAATTAGTAGAAAACTTCTTAGCTGTATTTGATGTAGTTCAAAAAGCAAAACCTGCTGCAGCTAAAGGTACTTACATGAAATCTGTAAACGTAACTACTACAATGGGCCCAGCTGTTAAAGTTGACGCTGCTAACGTAGTAATTAAATAA
- the rplJ gene encoding 50S ribosomal protein L10 has protein sequence MSKAVETKKVQVQEIAEKFQAAASVVVVDYRGLTVAQVTELRKQLREAGVEFKVYKNTLTRRAAEIANVEGINEHLTGPNAIAFSNEDVVAPAKIINEFAKKNEALEIKAGIIEGTIASLEDVKALAELPSREGLLSMLLSVLQAPVRNFALATKAVAEQKEEQGA, from the coding sequence ATGAGCAAAGCTGTTGAAACAAAAAAAGTTCAAGTACAAGAAATCGCTGAAAAGTTCCAAGCTGCTGCATCTGTAGTAGTTGTTGACTACCGCGGTCTTACTGTTGCTCAAGTAACAGAGCTTCGTAAACAACTTCGTGAAGCTGGTGTAGAGTTCAAAGTATACAAAAACACTTTAACTCGCCGTGCTGCTGAAATTGCAAACGTTGAAGGTATTAATGAACATTTAACAGGTCCAAACGCTATCGCATTCTCAAATGAAGATGTTGTAGCTCCAGCTAAAATTATTAACGAATTCGCTAAAAAGAACGAAGCGTTAGAAATTAAAGCAGGTATTATCGAAGGCACTATTGCATCACTTGAAGATGTTAAAGCTCTTGCAGAACTTCCATCACGCGAAGGTCTACTTTCTATGCTTTTATCTGTACTTCAAGCACCAGTGCGCAACTTCGCACTTGCAACGAAAGCAGTTGCAGAACAAAAAGAAGAACAAGGCGCTTAA
- the rplL gene encoding 50S ribosomal protein L7/L12, with amino-acid sequence MNKEQILEAIKAMTVLELNDLVKAIEEEFGVTAAAPVAVVAGGAAGAAEEKTEFDVVLASAGGEKIKVIKVVREITGLGLKEAKEVVDNAPKALKEGISKEEAEEIKGKLEEVGATVEVK; translated from the coding sequence ATGAACAAAGAGCAAATCTTAGAAGCTATCAAAGCTATGACAGTTCTTGAATTAAACGATTTAGTAAAAGCAATCGAAGAAGAATTCGGTGTAACAGCGGCTGCTCCTGTAGCTGTAGTTGCTGGTGGTGCTGCAGGCGCTGCTGAAGAAAAAACTGAATTTGATGTAGTACTAGCTAGCGCTGGTGGCGAAAAAATCAAAGTAATCAAAGTGGTTCGTGAAATCACTGGCTTAGGCTTAAAAGAAGCTAAAGAGGTTGTTGACAACGCTCCTAAAGCTCTTAAAGAAGGCATTTCTAAAGAAGAAGCAGAAGAAATCAAAGGCAAACTTGAAGAAGTTGGCGCTACTGTAGAAGTTAAATAA
- a CDS encoding class I SAM-dependent methyltransferase: MSEHYYSNKPQVESKPRKWKFTLLGSEFVFETDAGVFSKSEVDFGSRVLIDTFEMPVIEGAVMDIGCGYGPIGLALAKAHPDRFIYMMDINSRAIALAQKNAEINGIQNVRIIESDGLANVMPQTEVAAILTNPPIRAGKETIFKFYDEAYEMLVASGELWVVIQKKQGAPSTVSHLEELFAEVEVVEKKKGYWIVRAKK, from the coding sequence ATGTCAGAGCACTATTATTCTAATAAGCCGCAAGTAGAGAGCAAGCCACGTAAATGGAAATTTACATTGCTCGGATCGGAATTTGTATTTGAAACGGATGCGGGCGTTTTTAGTAAAAGTGAAGTAGATTTTGGCTCCCGTGTACTAATTGACACGTTTGAAATGCCTGTGATTGAAGGGGCGGTTATGGATATAGGTTGTGGCTATGGACCAATTGGGTTGGCGTTAGCGAAGGCTCATCCAGATCGTTTTATTTACATGATGGATATTAATTCTCGTGCCATTGCATTAGCACAAAAAAATGCAGAAATAAACGGGATTCAAAATGTACGAATAATCGAAAGTGATGGATTGGCAAATGTAATGCCCCAAACAGAAGTTGCAGCTATTTTAACTAACCCTCCTATTCGTGCGGGGAAAGAAACGATTTTTAAGTTTTATGATGAAGCGTATGAAATGCTAGTCGCTAGTGGTGAGCTGTGGGTTGTTATTCAAAAAAAGCAAGGTGCACCATCGACGGTTAGTCATTTGGAAGAGCTTTTTGCAGAAGTAGAAGTTGTTGAGAAGAAAAAAGGCTATTGGATCGTACGCGCGAAAAAATAA